Proteins from one Burkholderia oklahomensis C6786 genomic window:
- a CDS encoding peptidylprolyl isomerase, with product MKKTLRFAAVASGLVASLITVAPAASAQALRAQGASLADEVVAVVNNDVITGRELDQRVGLIARRLQQQKAPVPPIDQLRAQVLNQMVLERIQIQRAKDDGIVVDNATVQATLGRLAQANGMPLDQYKARIEAQGVPWDVFVRDARTELMLSKLREKEVDGKITVSDAEVASYIASQRGPNAGSQQDLRLEHIFVKAPTSAPQADIDVAQKKAEGLLQQALASGADFERLAKNNSEADDAKKGGDLGFKSPSSLPSDVVDAVSKLRPGQVNPTLVRVPDGFEIVRLVDRRASQSVSAASPKIVQTHVRHILLRVGEGKSESQARQQLIDIRRQVEAGGDFEKFARTYSQDGSASQGGDLGWISPGETVPEFERAMNSLQDGQVSNPVRTEYGYHLIQVLGRRDAEGSVQQQMDIARQAIGQRKAEQAYSDWLRELRDSSYVQIKLPVVQ from the coding sequence ATGAAGAAAACCCTTCGCTTCGCGGCTGTCGCATCCGGTCTGGTCGCGTCGCTCATCACGGTCGCGCCGGCAGCGTCCGCGCAGGCGCTGCGCGCGCAGGGCGCGTCGCTCGCCGACGAGGTGGTCGCCGTCGTCAACAACGACGTGATCACCGGGCGCGAGCTCGATCAGCGCGTCGGCCTGATCGCGCGCCGTCTGCAGCAGCAGAAGGCGCCCGTGCCGCCGATCGACCAGCTGCGCGCACAGGTGCTGAACCAGATGGTGCTCGAGCGCATCCAGATCCAGCGGGCGAAGGACGACGGCATCGTCGTCGACAACGCCACCGTGCAGGCGACGCTCGGGCGCCTCGCGCAGGCGAACGGGATGCCGCTCGACCAGTACAAGGCGCGCATCGAGGCGCAGGGCGTGCCGTGGGACGTGTTCGTGCGCGACGCGCGCACCGAGCTGATGCTCTCGAAGCTGCGCGAGAAGGAAGTCGACGGCAAGATCACCGTGTCGGACGCCGAAGTCGCGAGCTACATCGCGAGCCAGCGCGGCCCGAACGCCGGCTCGCAGCAGGATCTGCGGCTCGAGCACATCTTCGTGAAGGCGCCGACGAGCGCGCCGCAAGCCGACATCGACGTCGCGCAGAAGAAGGCCGAAGGCCTGCTGCAGCAGGCGCTCGCGTCGGGCGCCGATTTCGAGCGGCTCGCGAAGAACAATTCCGAAGCCGACGATGCGAAGAAGGGCGGCGATCTCGGCTTCAAGTCGCCGTCGTCGCTGCCGTCCGACGTCGTCGACGCGGTGTCGAAGCTGCGTCCCGGCCAGGTCAACCCGACGCTCGTCCGCGTGCCGGACGGCTTCGAGATCGTGCGTCTCGTCGACCGCCGCGCGAGCCAGAGCGTGTCGGCCGCGTCGCCGAAGATCGTGCAGACGCACGTGCGCCACATCCTGCTGCGCGTCGGCGAAGGCAAGTCGGAATCGCAGGCGCGCCAGCAATTGATCGACATCCGCCGGCAGGTCGAGGCGGGCGGCGATTTCGAGAAGTTCGCGCGCACCTACTCGCAGGACGGCTCGGCGTCGCAAGGCGGCGATCTCGGCTGGATCAGCCCGGGCGAGACGGTGCCGGAATTCGAGCGTGCGATGAACAGCCTGCAGGACGGCCAGGTCAGCAATCCGGTGCGTACCGAGTACGGCTACCACCTGATCCAGGTGCTCGGCCGCCGCGACGCGGAAGGCTCGGTGCAGCAGCAGATGGACATCGCGCGCCAGGCGATCGGCCAGCGCAAGGCCGAGCAGGCGTACTCGGACTGGCTGCGCGAGCTGCGCGACTCGTCGTACGTGCAGATCAAGCTGCCCGTCGTCCAGTAA